TTCCCACTGAATGATAGGAAAACGTGTTTACGCATTATTATTAGCACCGTACAAGCTATGACGTGCTGTCACCCGACTTAAAATCGTCAAGTTCTAATCACACGACGATAACGTGCAGGGTTCCTATTGGACACCAATCTAACTAAATTTAATCATATCCCATGCACGCGCTCGGTTTTTTGACATCACGTAACTTTAAACatacaattataaaataaagaagCCCCGGACTCTGTTTTGTTGTAGAGCACGTAGGAAGCGAATAGTGGGCGAAATAGTCATAAGTTTCCCCACTACTTCTTATGGGAGATACTAGATTCAATTTAATTGCTAAACTTTATTGCGAGAGTCAAGTTAGGCATTATAGTAGTAACTGTAGTGTATTGAGAACATATTAAGAGTATTTGTACCAATACTAGTAATATCAAGGATTACTGAGTGATGTGAAAGTACTTTTATCAAATAACATAATTGTACCAGCTTATTAGAAAACTGATCGATGAATAAAGGCAATATGCATAGAAAGCAATTAAGGAGTGAGTATCTCCTCTAAATGAATACGCAAAAGtaactttctttgaaaataatggTCAATGGTCAGACCTATCACCACGCGATGTGTGACTTTTGTTATGACTTGAGGTGATATCACTAAAACTTTcccaatttaaaaattaaaatggcaTGTTCTTTATCTCGAAGAATTCTCATAATTTGGTTTACGCTCTAGTTGGAGGTTTTGTCCTCCTAagggagattttttttaaattttcctgcCTCTTTCTGTCGCTTGATTACCGCGGTCATATGTCCCTGCTGAGCATTCATTGCAGCAAAAGCATTTTTATATATTACATGGAGACTCATAGGAAACAAAACTCCAGTGGGAGGATCAAAACTTCTTCAATGtcttgaaaatgatttatttgtgTCAAATAGGTCTGTAGCGAACATTTGCCGAGGAACTTACTGTATGACATGATATCCATTGAATATTCACCCACACACTTTCATCTCCTTAAAAGCACAGCGAACTTCAGCATTCCTTTGCTCTGAGGCGTCATTGCAAAATAAAGCGATGTGGAAGTTGTGGTAAGATCGTCAGATATGCTCCTTCAGTCCCGCTCTCAAGAAAGAGCTGAATATAACAGAAAACTCACTGTGTCAGGGCTTTAAGCATTTTTCTCAAAGATGGGCGCAGAGAATCTGAAATATCCGTCTTCGAAGGGGTGTTTCACCGATTTAGAGGTGCAGCCCTTCCTTTTCGTTACCGGCAATGCAAGTGTACCATGTTTGATTACGTAACCAGCGCTTAGATCTAATCAAGATAGCTGGATTGCTTAAGCTACGTCATTAAAAcggttttctattttttatcctttaaataacaaaaagcaCGACAAGTGTCATTACAAAGTGCGACTATCTATCCTAGCGGTCTTAAAACTTGGGATAGTCTTTTATTACAAAGTGAGACGGCCTTTTTATAAAATAGTGCGACAAGTGTTATTACAAAGTGCTGGGTAACCAAAGTGCGACAGGTATCACTAAGAGCAGGAACATATTCCATCAGcgaaatgtatatatatatatatagatatacgTTCTTTTAAGGAAAGATATTTCGTGATGAAATTGTCTTCATGCtgtcacagaaacaaagcgCTGTTACGTAACAACTGAACATCTAAATTTATCGCCACAtcgattatgcaaattttatggTGTATTAGCGATGTTTACGAATGCTCTTGCCATTAAAATCCCCTGAAGAGTGATTTAATCACGtaacaggcttgtcgggatgAAAGTGTAGCCTCTTAATTTTCCCTACCTCAATACAAATCGCGCTCTCCTTCTATGTATCGAGCACTGTACTACGGCAAAATCGAAACACAGACTTCCtacgatatatatatatattttttttgttgttggtggTGTCAAACATGTTTtctcgtttatttttttcctctacctttcaaaatattaatcatttatattaaaaaaacagtCAGCTGTTGTTTGCAAACCGTTACGACCCAAAAGTTCCTCCCGTTTCAATCATCTGACTTTGTGAATATCTCGTTTGAAACTCATCCTCAAGTTTGATCATCTGCGATGCTAATGCAGcggtaaaagaaagaaaattccagCTTTTAATAGTTATTTCGAAAGCGTTGTGTACTCTCAGAAAGATCCATCGCTCGAATTAGTGCTTGTCATGAAGCGCAATTTAACAACCTGAGGCTTTGATGAAAAAGCTTGCATTAATTGAAGAAATTCTGAAAATAGCAGGTGTAAAACGTGAAATTGACGTTTGCCGccagttttgaaaattaccaTGAGACTTAAAATCAATAGTCAAGATGTCAACAAAACATTGggagaaatgaaagaaataacaaaatattatacAAATTAGCTTACAAAATGTGTTTTAGGAAACAATTTTCTCTGGGAGATCTTTAACTCTTTGAAGagtctttctctttttccagCAACATATAAAGGGATTTGAGCAGGAGTTTATAAAAGCCAGCGTCTCTGTACTGCTGTAGTGGTTGTATGTTTGTATGTTTAGCCCTAATATCTGATGATAAAATGTCACGAAAAAGATGGGAAAgtacaaaataaagtaaattacaACCACAGTCAATATCTTTTCGCTAGTTTCACTTTTCTTTGTCTCTGTGGCTTTCATCCCCTTGAAGTTGGTCTTGGACTCTTCGATGGTGTGTTCGCACAGCCATAAAAACGCTAATTTGATTGGGTCGCAGTTGAGATAAGAATTTTCCATAAGCCGATAGGTGATATAACCTGGTTGGACTGTCAGGCCGACAAATGCATCTGACTATGCTAAAGTCGCAAGTAATAGATTGGAAGGAGTTTGTAGACGGTGAAAGTCAAAAATGGCGAGAAAGATCAGTATGTTGACAATAAAAGCGAATGGAGTGGTAGTGATGTTGATGATGGCTGTTATTAAATTTGTAATGAATCGCTCATAGGTTCCATCGAATAACGGATAAGGaagataaaaacaagaaaaattctCAGAGGAAGTTTTCAAATCCATGACCACTAACTGCTGTCAGACTGTAAACCGaacactttgttttatttccctGTGTCCTAATGCATCACTTTTATTGATTACCACTGGTTAAAGGCAAAATGTCTTTCCACATTACTATTAGCACCATAAAAGCAATGACGTGCTGTCACCCGACTTAAACTcttcaaattacaaaaaaaaaaggttgttgtAATTTATCATTTGAAAAGTGTGGTTCTTTCTGTTCAAGCCCCTGGCAtcgaattttgaatttaaacagTTTTCTACACGTGATGGGCACCAATCTAACTCAATTTAATCATACCCCATGCACACGCTCGGTTTTTTGACATTAGGTAACTTGAAACAGACAATTATAAATCAAAGAAGCCCCTAGTGCACTGTTTTGTTGTAGAGCACGCGGGAAGCGAACAGTCGGCAAAATAGTGAAGCTCTTCCCCACTACTTTCAAAAGGAGATactagttttaattttattgctgaACTTTATTGCGAGAGTCAAGTCAGGCATTCTGGTAGTAATTATAGTGTACTGAGAACATAGAAAGAGTACTTGTACCAATACTGGTAATATCAAGGATTACTGATTGATCTGAAGTACTTTAATCAAATGACATAATTGTACCAGCTTATTAGAAAGCTCATCGATGAATAAAGacaatatatatatagaaaGCAATTAAGGAGTGAGTGTCTCCTCCAAATGAATACACAACAGTTACCTTCTTTGATGGTAAAAGGAGGAAGTGCGAATATATCCTTGGGCAAGACCTATCACCACGCGATGTGGGACTTGCCTTATGACTTAAGGTGATATCACTAAACGTTTCCaatttaaaaactaaaatgatATATTCTGTATCCCGAAGAATTCTCATGATTTGGTTTATGCTGTAGTTGGAGGTTCTGTCCTCCTAAAGcaggtgttttttttatttttatttttctgcctCTTTCTGTCGCTTGATTACTGCGGCCATATGTCCCTGCTTAGCATTTATTGCAGCGAAAGCATTTTCAGATATTTCATGGAGACTCATAGACAACAAAACTCCAGCGGGAGGATCAAAACTTCTTCACtgtcttgaaaataattttgttgtgtCAAATAGGTCTGTAGCCAACATTTGCCTAGGAACATGTGTGACCTGCCCGAATGCCTATTGTATAACATGATGTCCATGGAATATTCACCCACACAAAAGTTTGCTCCAACGTGGATTTATTCTGTAAGCACCCCTAAGCTGACTGGTTTCCTTTTTCACTATTTTTCGACCCCCGATACTGCCAAAGAAAGCTCTATTCAAGCCTAAGGTACAGGAAATTAGGCAACGCTATGAATTATCTAGAGGACCACGTAATCTAATACAACGATTGGTTAAGAAGGAATTTCCCCTTTCACAAGATTAATTACTTTCAAAAAGCTCAGATGGATAACAACCACAGAAAGATCATGACAGGTGAcggttacagtttaacactaattacCGATATGATCTAATAATAACTGTTTACAACTGACTGTATTGAGACTGGTATCATTTACGCATGCTGAACTTAGCAAAATCTCGCAGTTTCTACCTTGAATTTTGTATACTTTTTAGCGCTAGCATACAAACTTGACAgctaaaaatcctatcgttacagcAGAAGTTCGGCCCTTTCTTTTCGTTACCCGTAATTCAAGTTTACCACGTTTGATTACGTAACCAGCGCCTAGATCTAAAAGGGTATTgtggttttcattcttttaataACAGAATGCATGACAACTGTCATTACAAAGTGCAACTACCTATCTTACCGGTCTTAAAACTTGGGATAGTCTTTTATTACAAAGTGAGACGGCTTTTGTATAAAACAGTGCGACAATTGTTATTACAGATTGATGGGTATTACATAGTGCGACGGGTATCACAAAGTGCGGGAGAATATTCCATAAGCGAAATGACCTTTTTTAGCCTAGAAAATTACACTATATGCTGTGACCTATTTTAGAAAGGTTCCAAATGTAAATTCGACAGTTTTGTCTAATGGATTTACTTTGCATCTAGCTTTATCAGAATACAATAACATCGGCGATTCTTAACGGACATTTTGCGGAACTCGTGGCTAACAACTCTTCGATGGAAGGTCCACCGCTTTCTTGTTTCCACCTGCCCGATCCATCTTTTGACCACGTATCTGAGCGTTACACGATGAACCTTATAACAGCCATAATCAATATAGTAACAGCCCCTCTCGCTGTCATTTGCAACCTTTTAATTTGCGCTGCTATCATAATTCGGCTTCGAACACCATCGAACCTTTTGATCGCAAGTTTGGCCCTCTCGGATGTCTTTGTTGGTCTTGCAGTTCAGCCGGGTTACATCATGTACCGACTCATGGAAAATCAGCATCGTTCCGTTCCCTGCTTTGTCAGAATTGTATATGCAAATGCTTTCTACATTTGCTATGGAGTGGCCCTTATGACGCTAGCTACTGTCAGTTACCAGCGGTTCGTAGCAGTTCGTCTTCGGGCAAGGTACAATGCTGTGTTCTCCCCCAGGCGAATAATGAAGTATACGGCGCTTATCTGGgttttcaatattattttcacaagtCTGCAGTGGGCCGGTGTAAACAAGATTTCAAAAGGGATGCATTTGGTGGCTTGGTTCACGTCTCTCGTTATCGCTGCAGTGGCAAATATGggaatcatttttaatttgcgccaaAATCGAAACCGAATGCAACCTGCCAATTCTAACCTGCCTGAACGGAGTCAAAGGCAAAGAGAACTGAGGTTGACAAAAAGTGTGTCCTTCATCGTTGGGGTCTACTTAATGTTTAACTTGCCTGTCCTATTTGTGACGCTTTATAATCAGATACTGGGGAGAGATATCAAGACATACAACCACTACAGCTGGACAGAAACTCTTGCTTTTCTCAATTCGTGCACGAATCCATTGGTGTGTTGTTGGAAAAGTCGCGAAATCCGTCATGCGGTGAAAGTAATAGTAGACAGAATTATCCGCAAATAGAATACTTTGAGATTGGAGCTCGAAAGAGATGTCAATTCTTGCACGAATCCAATGGTGTGTTGTCGGAAAAGTCAGGAAATCCGTCACGCTTTCAAAGAAGTcctgaacaaaatattttgcaaataagAAACGTCTTcacttaaaagagaaaacagaagGAAACGTACAGGCAAATACGTATGCTTTAATAATCTTAGCTTCTAATGGTATGGATCGTTTTTAGCttccctttttcctctttcatgTGGGCGATCTTTGGTAATCTTAAACTCTCGctttgttccctccatgaaaAGTTCGTACCAATCATTGGCTGCAAACTCCGCATAACACTAAACACAGCTTCTTCCAGAGAGGCATCCAGCAGgcctttttcaattttgtccttATGTGTATATGAACATATTTACCAATGGAAATAATACGAGGTGAATTATTCAATACTTTCCAATACAAGAGCTTTTTAATACTGTTAGGCGGACTTCTGTGTTCTAGTGTTCCCATATGAAACATAGATAGTTATCTAAGAGTCAACTGGCTGAAGGATCTTTAAATTCACTGAAACCTAattcgccaaaaaaaaaatgataaaaaaatgtttcaactctAATACaaggttttcctcttttttccgTTCTCTTACGTTACCTTAGCGTTTTTGCATTGCGTCTCTGCAAGTAACACTCTACAAAAGTTTCTTCACTTCATGAGATGTCATTCCAgaaaagcaaatttattctGAACAGTTCTCTAACCATGTCAGTGTGCCTCAAAGTAAACCGAAACCTGGTTAGCCCCCTTAGTATACTGTTtgaattcaagtttgaaatCCAAGGAACCAGAAGGTCAGTTATAAAatttatatatgaaaaaaagCATAATCATATGGGATCATCCGACTCAACTGGAACCATTCTAGCTTGAGGCCGTTGAAATTTCccgaaagaaaactttttcaatcGTCTTAGGTTAGAATACAGTTATTCCCGCGAATATAAATTACCAGATGCCAGTTCTCTTACTGAAAAACTGTCAAACGACTTTCAACAGCTGCGTTTTCACCTCCCTATAATTCAAATCTGCCATCTTTTACATTTCTAGCGTGTCATACAAGTCGAAATTAAaggcatttttcatttttgatttgATAATTAAATAACTGGAAAGTGGACCCAAATGTATTAACCGAAGAAGGCTTTAATATTCACTGACAGTATAAGCAAAACGTTTCCAAGGCTATGCTCTCATTTCCTTGTATTTTGCATCTGCTAAATGGAGGGTAATAACTCCGAGCGAGAAAATTCCAGTTTTTGTCTTGCTGATCCATTCTTCCATAAAGCTCATGAACAGTTTACAATCAACCTTATTACAGTCATCTTTAACACTGCTACAGGTTCAGTCGGCGTTATTACAAATTTGATCCTTATTGAGCATGTTCCTAATTGAGATCATCCAGtatgttttaaagttaaaatagcACTGAAGTTTTTAATTAGAAGAATATAAACAAAACGTTTCCAGGGttctattttcatttccttaCATATTGCATAGCTTTCTTTACACTGGCAATGCTGTGCTGGTCAGTACTGTATAGTTTTCTTTACACTGGCAATGCAGTTTTGTTTAATGCTGCTGATACAAAACTAGCTATAGCTTTTCCAGCTGCGATATGATTAAGCCTGTTCCGGTTGGCGAATTCCTAAAAGCCTTTTAAATAGATATCCGCCTTTTTGTTAAGTAGCAATAACTGTTGTTTGATTTAACGTTTTTTTCTCAGCTGCAACGAAACTATACTTCAAAATGGAAGTGTACTAAATGGATTTGCCATGCAATGGCCATTAAAGTTATTTACTTTGGAACAGGGCACTAATGCATTAAAACGTTTCAAATACATTAGGGCCATTACAGCTCTGATCTTTATTGAAGAAGTCATAACCAAGGAACCGGCCTCTGCGAGATGGAGGGTAATTAATCCGAGcaagaaaatttgtttctaTCTTGCCAATCCATTCTTCCATAAAGCTCAAGAACGGTTTACAGTCAACCTTCTTACAGCCATCATTAACAGTGTTACGGCTCCAGTCGGCGTTATTGCAAATTTACTGATTGTCACCATTTACTTTGGTTGTCCTCGTCTCCGAACTCCCTCTAATCTATTCGTTGCTTCCTTAGCTCTTTCTGATGTGTTTGTAGCTATAACAGTCCAGCCTGGATATATTGCATACAGGTTCATGGAAAGCCAGCGTCGTTTAGTTCCTTGTTTTGTGAGGATAATGTataatttggctttttttatttgctttggaGTATCTTTCATGACTTTGAGCGCAGTCAGTTATGAGCGCTTCGTAGCTGTTCGACTGCGAGTTAGGTACAACGCCCTCTTTTCTTCGACGCGAGTTGTGAAATATGTTCTAATCATATGGAACGTGAATGTTTTGTTAACAGCTCTTAAATGGGCTGCTATTGTATCTGTGGTTGAAAAAATCCATATGATGGTTTCATAAACTTGTCTTCTTGTTTCTATAGCCACCCAGATTGGCGTCCTCACGTTGTGCGAAGACAACGTGGACAGGTCCAGCTACAACTCCAAGGCGCTGGAAATCTTCAGAGACAACGAGAGGCCAAGCTTGCGAAGAACATCTCCTTTCTTGTAGGAGTGTACTTGATTTTGAACTTTCCTGTGctgtttgttttaatatatGATCAATTATTTAGAGTTAGGTTTCACAACCACTACAGCTGGACGGAGACACTCGTCTTTCTTAACTCTTGCACAAATGCACTGATATGCTGCTGGAAAAATAGAGAAGTTCGTCGAAAGGTCAAAAATATCTTAAAGAAGCTAGTTTGTCtataatttgatgttttttgatGGACTGTAAAACGATTAAAACTCTTCGTCGAAAACTAATGTTAGCACTTGCCAGGcttaaaagcaaataaaaccACGCTTAGTGGAAAGTACTACGCGTTTGTACTTGTCTTGTCATGATCAAAGTTCTGTTTATTCTCTGTTTCTTCTCGTAAACCAACCACTTTTGCAACAACTTCTGCAAATGTTAACTTCTACTGAGAAGTCAACGACCACTGACCTCTAGTTATTCTTAACCTGTAAAAACTTTTTGCAAGAGCTAACATTGAATAACCTGGTCATTCAGCATGAGTAGTTGTGGAATAGTAGTAGGCCTCCTTCGGTCGATGTCGAATTTCTTCAGCAAGCAGCGCCAGCTGCTGCGGTTTGCTGCATTGTCCTCCCAGATCTCTATATTGATGTCCAGAGCTTTCATGTTGCGCTTGCAGACATCTTTATATCTCAGCTGGGGGCGACCTTAGGGTCCTATGCCCGAAGCAAGTTGACCATAGAAGATCTCCTTGAGGATCCGACCGTCTTCCATACGACGCCCATGGCCAAGCTAGTGCATTCTGCGTCGCTTGAGCAGCGTTTGCATCGTGGAGAGGCCGGCACGGGCAAGAACTTAGGCGTTGGGCACTTTGTCCCACCAGCTGATGCCAAGGATGCATGAGTAAAACCTTGACAACCttgaaccttaaaaaaaaaataaaacgaacgaaaaaaaaaagaactcaacaaCATTCTTTTTATCATAATATTTCTATTTAACAATTTGATTTCATGTTTCCTGGTATCTGCTCAGTAGCATATCACTGTTTACGTCATAATGTGGTAAGACTGTTcagccattttgctcgtgctgcggGGTCTGATACctgataaattaaatagaagaACCTTCGGTCGTTTCCCGCCTTACCGACTCTTGATACTCCCTTTAAAACAAGTCGCTTAAATTATACTTTTATCgtaaactgcagttattaagctttcttctgatatctAGTTTGCTGGaattttagtgaaactagcgcGCGTACGAATTTTTCCCCGAAGGACACtcgcgaaggtgggaagtaacctgaAGGGAAAGGGTCAACAGAAAGTTTGGTCTTGTATGAGGCTCCAGGAAAGGGAAAGGCTATTGGGGACCAATCAGAGTCGATCATTCTAATGAAGCGCCCAAAAATTAACTACTGTAAGGTAGATGACAATAAAGGAgatgaaaaagtaattttcaaatcaacaccgcaaaaaaatgacaacattaCACTACATGTCGCTATGTTGGAAAGAGGAAAGCTGGGCCAATTCTTTAGTACTTCAAAGCAAGTGGAGAATTCTGCTGACAGCTTTTAATTCCACATCTCGCTAACTTCCAATCAAGTTGCTACTTTTACATCAACGGAACAGGCGTCTCCACTCAACCTGCGACTATACAGGCCGATGCTCAGGACAAAGAGCCATGGTTGTCGCGCTTCTTCATATTGTGCACCAACGTTTACTATATTGTAAAGGTTTTACttatcctaaattttttttccgagcATAGAGAATTTAATGATGTAATACGTTAGagataaattattattattattattaaatgttttttaagataGATTATTGGAGCCACACAGGAGTCCCTCTCGCGAAGGAAGCCAGACATGCCGGATTTTATACCTTTTGCAGATATCTCTTTAAATTCCGAGACAAAGTTCTGTCAGTTATGTGTTCTACGGGCTCTTTCACCCACACAGGTATATAGTTCTGATAAATCACTGAGGAACTAGGTATTTACAGGTTTGTCTAAATTCGTTATCTAGCTCGACAGTTGAAAGCTGCAAGGAAGCAACGGTTTTCGCTACAACTACATTGTACTATTATGGGCTTTGTCATGTCGGCTAATTTGGAAAAAGTTTCCTGTGTacatatttttttgctttttcttgccGGGTTGTAGTCTAAAGCGCCATATCACAAAAGGGAGAGTGTAATGGATTATTTGCATCGTTTATACGTATTTAGAAAAGCATCAAAGGACGTATCAGTACTAATATTTTTTAGGGAACAGACGGTTATCAAGTATCTACTTGCGCAAAAATAATATCTACGTAGTAATGACATAAATTTCTACGAAGACCACTGACTAAACTTAATCCGTTTCAAACTGTATTTTAGTTTCTCTCAAATGGACGGGATTCGAGATGCTTAAGgatataaattttctttgcaaacaTCTTCTGCGTGTTAGTATTCTTTGGCGCTTTACGAATTTTGTAATTCCAACTACACATCCAGCTGTAGTGGTCCTAACTCTTGACATCTCTTTCGAGCTCCAATCTAAAAGTATTCTATTTGCAGAAAATTCTTTCTACTACTGCTTTCACCGCCTGGCGGATTTCGCGACTTTTCCAACAACACACCAATGGATTTGTGCACGAGTTGAAAAAAGCAAGAGTTTCTGACCAACTGTAGTGGTTATAAGTCTTGATATCTCTACCCAATATCTGATGATAAATTGTCACAAACAAAACTGGTATATTAAACATCAAGTAAACTGCAACTATGAATGATATGCTTCTTGTTACGTTTACTTCTCTAAATATTCTTCGCTTGCTCTGGTTTCTTTGAGATGGATGACGACTGCCGGGTTGCACGCGTCGGGAATGTTGTCGTAAACTCAAAATGATTCCAATGTTTGATACTACAGCTACGAGAAGACAAATGAACCAAGCTATCAAATGTATACCTCTTGAAACCTGCTTTACCACAACCCACTGCAAACTTGTAAAAAGAATGTTGAGTATCCAGATAAATGCCATATACTTCAGAATACGACTTGAGGAGAACACAGCATTGTACCTCACCTGAAGTCGAACTGCAATCAATCGCTCATAACTAACAACAGCTAGTGTCATGAAAGCCACACCACAACAAATGTAAAAAGCATTTGCATATACAATTCTGACAAAGCAGGGAACGGAACGATGCTGATTTTCCATGAGTCGGTACATAATGTAACCCGGCTGAACTGCAAGCCCAACAAAGACATCCGAGAGGGCCAAACTAGCGATCAAAATTTTTGATGGTGCTCTAAGTCGAGAAACGATTGCAGCGAAAATTAAAAGGTTGCTGATAACAGCGAGAGGGGCTGTTACCATATTGATTATAGCTGTTACAAGGTTCATTGTATAGCGCTCAGCTACTTTGTGAAAAGTAGGATCGGGAAGTTGGTAACAAGATAAGCTGTTCTCAGCCATGACTTCTTGGATGCTTTCCACAGCTACATCTAACAATATGACACTTTGTCCTCTAAAGCTTTGAATCCCAtatgttacaaaaatttgattgaaaaacaatttcaatattTAGACAACAAGACCAGATACAAGTTTTTTGACGGGATTGTGTGTAAATCAAAATCCTTGCAATAAGAAGCACGATAAGGTGGACAACCAAAGACTCAGAAGTTGTTTGCTTTTCCAATGAAATCTAATAAAACTCGCTTCTAGGTCATTAATTTCGATCGTAGTGGacataaaaacatattttattcaAACAATACTCTcgttgataaaaaatttcttttaattaatcttTTAAGACTTTCGACTGCGAGGAAAGGGTTCTAAAACGCTTGTCAGGGCTTATTAAGGCTTCGAAATAAAATaccattgtttaattttaattttccctgaAAGAAGCGTCGACACACCGGATGAGGTAGGTTTTGATGTAAAAAGTAACAGCTTGATGTGttcaaaccaaaacagaaataGTTTTATATTTGGATGCAAAATATAATCAGGACAGAAGTATTTGCACATAATAGAAAGCGAGATTCATACTGTTCATCTGCACTTATCAAtctcttttttaaagtttactttGTTTAAAGTCTCGAGGCAGCTGAAACTTCACATggctaaaaaattaattacttcttttaaatctttgaatattttttttttctgaattaagGTCTACAATCATTTTACCCTTCAATTGCTTCTGAACGAAAATGAGGGAAATTGATAAAGTCTAcaacttttcattgtttttttataGTTTCTTATAAGCTCATATAGCTGGAAGAGGGAGATTTAAAATATACcactataaatttatttcttttaatttcaggCATTCTCACTTGATTGACTCAAATGCGTCACTTAACCGAATAAGCCTAAAACTAAGTAAGTTAAAACTAACGAATATCCTGTGACAACCCAGGTGCCAATCCCCACGTCTCGTTTTTGTTAAAGGCTCGAAAGGTCGCTATGAAAGTTCAACATCAGTTTCGCTGGAAAGCTATTTCAAAGATTTGTACGgcgcgcaaaaaaaaaaacaaaacaaaacaaaacaaatacataattatacatatacatatattttcacatgtacatgaaatatatagagaatTATACATGGGCgcacgtagatatggaatttctcttcgagtgtttaactcgatatctcactcgttcgctgcgctcactcgtgagatgTCACGAGAAGAGAAATCCCCTTATCTACATGCAACCatgtgttattttgtttatcatataaacataatagccctttactgagaagaaaagccggcttcattaatgaatgaaaataatgaatcgacaatccccga
This is a stretch of genomic DNA from Pocillopora verrucosa isolate sample1 chromosome 12, ASM3666991v2, whole genome shotgun sequence. It encodes these proteins:
- the LOC131781935 gene encoding adenosine receptor A2b-like → MCDLPECLLYNMMSMEYSPTQKFAPTWIYSLYQNTITSAILNGHFAELVANNSSMEGPPLSCFHLPDPSFDHVSERYTMNLITAIINIVTAPLAVICNLLICAAIIIRLRTPSNLLIASLALSDVFVGLAVQPGYIMYRLMENQHRSVPCFVRIVYANAFYICYGVALMTLATVSYQRFVAVRLRARYNAVFSPRRIMKYTALIWVFNIIFTSLQWAGVNKISKGMHLVAWFTSLVIAAVANMGIIFNLRQNRNRMQPANSNLPERSQRQRELRLTKSVSFIVGVYLMFNLPVLFVTLYNQILGRDIKTYNHYSWTETLAFLNSCTNPLVCCWKSREIRHAVKVIVDRIIRK
- the LOC131781934 gene encoding trace amine-associated receptor 7g-like; translated protein: MAENSLSCYQLPDPTFHKVAERYTMNLVTAIINMVTAPLAVISNLLIFAAIVSRLRAPSKILIASLALSDVFVGLAVQPGYIMYRLMENQHRSVPCFVRIVYANAFYICCGVAFMTLAVVSYERLIAVRLQVRYNAVFSSSRILKYMAFIWILNILFTSLQWVVVKQVSRGIHLIAWFICLLVAVVSNIGIILSLRQHSRRVQPGSRHPSQRNQSKRRIFREVNVTRSISFIVAVYLMFNIPVLFVTIYHQILGRDIKTYNHYSWSETLAFFNSCTNPLVCCWKSREIRQAVKAVVERIFCK